The Candidatus Omnitrophota bacterium genome includes a window with the following:
- a CDS encoding RNA polymerase sigma factor RpoD/SigA — MKSDILLNHYNDPCDAPSEPLSIEMEKELILRHRAGDANARKRLIESNLRFVVKMALPYRNQGLSLSDLIQEGNLGLIEALDKFDPEKNCRLITYASWWIRLYIQRALEQKTRPVNLPINKLELLRKMRAFEKNFEMEYGRKPYREEIADRLNTEQERIEELDNFAPTFHTIHSIDEDHPGMEKILEDENQPDPRERIWIKEAARRLLSAMRILNDKEREVLSYRYNLKGGGKRLSLRKVGKKMGLSAEGVRRIEEQAMSKLRRPNIRMRMEPLFVH; from the coding sequence TCTCAATCATTATAACGATCCATGCGATGCTCCCTCCGAACCCTTATCGATCGAAATGGAAAAAGAACTGATCCTGCGCCATCGCGCTGGCGACGCCAATGCGCGCAAGCGATTGATCGAATCCAATCTGCGCTTCGTCGTTAAAATGGCTCTGCCCTACCGCAACCAGGGCCTTAGCCTTTCCGACTTGATTCAGGAAGGAAATCTGGGATTGATCGAAGCGTTGGACAAATTCGATCCCGAAAAGAACTGCCGCCTGATTACCTACGCCTCGTGGTGGATCCGGCTTTACATTCAACGGGCGCTGGAACAAAAAACTCGGCCAGTAAACCTTCCTATCAATAAACTGGAACTTCTGCGCAAGATGCGCGCTTTCGAAAAGAACTTCGAAATGGAATATGGAAGAAAACCCTATCGGGAAGAGATTGCCGACCGGTTGAATACCGAACAGGAACGCATCGAAGAACTCGATAATTTTGCGCCTACCTTTCATACTATTCATTCCATCGATGAAGACCATCCCGGCATGGAAAAGATATTGGAGGACGAGAATCAGCCGGACCCTCGCGAACGGATATGGATTAAAGAGGCCGCTCGGCGCCTCCTTTCCGCCATGAGAATTCTCAACGACAAAGAACGCGAGGTATTATCGTACCGCTATAATCTGAAAGGCGGCGGCAAGCGTCTGAGCCTGCGCAAAGTCGGGAAAAAGATGGGATTGAGCGCAGAAGGCGTGCGCCGCATCGAAGAACAAGCCATGAGCAAACTGCGTCGGCCCAATATCCGCATGAGAATGGAGCC